One window from the genome of Rariglobus hedericola encodes:
- a CDS encoding DUF58 domain-containing protein — protein sequence MSLSTPSTVRSRPLVAASPPMDGGVTGWQATGARPGKVRNYRWRAFMWSLVYPHRGNRLLLTLPGGIVIAVAMGIAAAAYNTANNILFIALSLLLACLVFSGLLSWLNFKTMSWRLRVQPPLRAGRDHPVLIELHNGRQMLPAYGLWFEATATGEKRATRLPLRERLDAQGTAVLEWTLRPAARGRLTVELLTVGSLFPFGFLKKLIGSELKRDVLVWPAPVEYQRFPLASWHQPGHVERASRAGQGGDLFALRAYAHGDSNRLVHWKASARLRRLMVRQYAAETQTGFSMWVQTPASEWKRPEQFELMCSLAATMAEDLFRAGRLVSVAVDDEAPLPVRRMHDLERFMDRLAIVKPAVQAYQTSGDTPPVRRANVLTFAPDGARGVLAYVDGEKAASA from the coding sequence ATGTCGTTGTCCACCCCGAGCACCGTTCGCTCCCGGCCCTTGGTCGCGGCTTCGCCACCGATGGATGGCGGCGTGACCGGCTGGCAGGCGACCGGCGCGCGCCCGGGCAAGGTCCGCAATTACCGCTGGCGCGCGTTCATGTGGTCCTTGGTGTATCCACATCGCGGCAACCGCCTGTTGCTCACGTTGCCCGGCGGCATCGTGATCGCGGTGGCGATGGGGATCGCGGCGGCGGCCTACAACACGGCCAACAATATTCTGTTCATCGCGCTCTCGCTGTTGCTGGCATGCCTGGTGTTCAGCGGCCTGTTGTCGTGGTTGAATTTTAAAACCATGTCGTGGCGCCTGCGGGTGCAACCACCGCTGCGGGCGGGACGCGATCATCCGGTATTGATCGAACTGCACAACGGCCGGCAGATGCTGCCGGCTTACGGTTTGTGGTTTGAGGCGACCGCCACGGGCGAAAAACGGGCGACGCGGCTGCCCTTGCGCGAACGACTCGATGCGCAGGGCACGGCGGTGCTGGAATGGACTTTACGACCGGCGGCGCGCGGCCGGCTAACCGTGGAGTTGCTCACGGTGGGCTCGCTGTTTCCCTTTGGGTTCCTGAAGAAACTCATCGGCAGCGAACTCAAGCGGGACGTGCTGGTGTGGCCGGCACCGGTGGAATACCAGCGTTTCCCCTTGGCATCGTGGCATCAGCCAGGTCACGTCGAACGCGCATCGCGGGCGGGGCAGGGCGGTGATCTGTTTGCCCTGCGGGCGTATGCGCACGGTGACTCGAACCGGCTGGTGCATTGGAAGGCCAGCGCGCGGTTGCGGCGTCTGATGGTGCGGCAATACGCGGCGGAGACGCAGACGGGGTTTTCGATGTGGGTGCAGACGCCGGCCAGCGAGTGGAAACGCCCCGAGCAGTTTGAACTCATGTGCAGCCTGGCCGCGACGATGGCGGAGGACCTGTTCCGTGCGGGCCGGCTGGTATCGGTGGCGGTGGATGACGAGGCACCGCTGCCGGTGCGCCGCATGCACGACCTGGAGCGTTTTATGGACCGGCTGGCGATCGTGAAGCCCGCGGTGCAAGCTTATCAAACATCCGGCGACACCCCCCCGGTGCGCCGGGCCAACGTGCTGACCTTCGCGCCCGACGGCGCGCGGGGAGTGCTCGCTTACGTCGATGGAGAAAAAGCGGCCTCAGCTTAA
- a CDS encoding AAA family ATPase, giving the protein MSDFVSGPAVTDAKQTIDRLRTSMRQTIKGKDEVIDQILICLAAAGHPLIEDLPGVGKTTLAYSLARSMDCAFARIQFTSDLLPSDVTGVSIYDDLEKRFIFKKGPVFANVVLADEINRATPKTQSALLEVMDRAKVTVDGEPHDVGAPFMVFATQNPVDYEGTFPLPESQMDRFLMRLHMGYPKEADELDILRATRHAYDSIALNAVATREQVLHLQETSQQVFVEDSVLEYMLKIVGATRTEAEFKAGISVRGSLALKHAAQSRALLFGRDFVIPEDVQELIVPVLAHRLSLLRQSSDPMEERRAVTAALRRIVGSLPTPV; this is encoded by the coding sequence ATGAGCGACTTCGTCTCCGGCCCCGCGGTTACCGATGCCAAGCAAACCATCGACCGTCTGCGCACTTCGATGCGGCAGACGATCAAGGGCAAGGACGAGGTCATTGATCAGATTTTGATCTGTCTCGCCGCCGCCGGCCACCCGCTCATCGAGGACCTTCCTGGCGTGGGTAAAACCACGCTGGCCTACTCGCTGGCGCGTTCGATGGACTGTGCGTTTGCCCGCATCCAGTTCACGAGCGATCTGCTCCCGTCGGATGTGACCGGCGTTTCGATCTACGACGATCTGGAGAAGCGTTTCATTTTCAAGAAAGGCCCGGTGTTTGCCAACGTCGTGCTCGCGGACGAAATCAACCGCGCCACGCCGAAGACGCAGTCGGCGCTGCTCGAAGTGATGGATCGCGCCAAGGTTACCGTGGATGGCGAACCGCATGATGTGGGGGCGCCGTTCATGGTATTCGCCACGCAGAATCCCGTGGATTACGAAGGCACCTTCCCGCTGCCGGAGAGCCAGATGGACCGTTTTCTCATGCGTCTGCACATGGGTTATCCGAAGGAAGCCGACGAACTGGATATCCTTCGCGCCACGCGCCATGCCTACGATTCGATCGCGCTCAACGCGGTCGCGACGCGTGAGCAGGTCCTGCACTTGCAGGAAACCTCCCAGCAGGTGTTCGTGGAAGATTCGGTGCTCGAATACATGCTCAAGATCGTCGGCGCCACGCGCACGGAGGCCGAATTCAAAGCCGGTATCTCGGTGCGCGGCAGCCTGGCGCTCAAGCATGCGGCCCAGAGCCGGGCGTTGTTGTTCGGCCGTGATTTCGTGATTCCCGAGGATGTGCAGGAACTCATCGTGCCGGTGCTCGCCCATCGTCTTTCGCTGCTCCGTCAAAGCTCCGACCCGATGGAAGAACGCCGGGCGGTGACTGCGGCTCTGCGACGCATCGTGGGCAGCCTGCCGACTCCGGTCTAA
- a CDS encoding NAD(P)-dependent oxidoreductase — protein sequence MKIGVIGLGIIGGVWARHYQAADKLAGAWNRTPQPDFPQWKESPEAVASAADVVQIVVADPPAVRAVIERILPALGPGKVVVQSSTIDPQSSDEFRTLVKATGARYLEAPFTGSKPAAEQAQSVFYLGGEAELIAKLEPLLATVSATRFHIGDHKQAATLKLAMNLNLAVQMQALSESLVLARRAGISDDVFFGALGKNAGYSGLTKLKEPKLRAGDFSPQFSVKHMLKDVRLASRINGCEDFPVLDTVRDCLAAADRAGYADEDFAALIKLLG from the coding sequence ATGAAAATCGGCGTTATCGGTCTGGGCATCATCGGTGGGGTGTGGGCGCGGCATTATCAGGCTGCCGACAAGCTAGCGGGAGCGTGGAACCGCACGCCGCAGCCGGATTTCCCCCAGTGGAAAGAATCTCCCGAGGCTGTAGCGAGCGCGGCCGACGTGGTGCAGATCGTCGTGGCGGATCCTCCGGCCGTGCGCGCGGTGATTGAGCGGATTCTACCCGCGCTCGGTCCGGGCAAGGTCGTGGTGCAATCGAGCACCATCGATCCGCAAAGCAGCGATGAGTTTCGCACTTTGGTGAAGGCGACGGGCGCACGTTATCTCGAAGCGCCATTCACGGGCAGCAAGCCGGCGGCGGAGCAGGCCCAGAGCGTGTTTTACCTGGGCGGCGAGGCGGAGCTTATCGCAAAACTCGAACCGTTGCTGGCGACGGTGTCGGCCACGCGGTTTCACATTGGCGACCATAAACAGGCGGCGACGCTCAAGCTGGCCATGAACCTTAATCTCGCGGTGCAGATGCAGGCGTTGTCCGAGTCGCTGGTGCTGGCGCGCCGCGCGGGCATTTCGGACGACGTATTTTTCGGCGCGTTGGGCAAAAACGCGGGCTATTCCGGACTCACCAAATTGAAGGAGCCGAAACTGCGGGCGGGGGATTTTTCGCCGCAATTTTCGGTCAAACATATGCTTAAGGACGTGCGTCTGGCTTCGCGTATCAACGGTTGCGAAGACTTTCCCGTGCTGGATACGGTGCGCGACTGTCTCGCGGCTGCCGACCGGGCGGGTTATGCCGACGAAGATTTCGCGGCGCTGATCAAGCTGCTCGGCTAA
- a CDS encoding Na+/H+ antiporter, with translation MAAFEHALILILLLTVLSVLGRRLPWPMPITQVVGAGLIALWPEFPRVELDPGFFFLCFVPPLLFADGWLMPLRDFMAAKRSILTLATGLVVFTTIAVGLVAHWLIPSLPLAMAFALGAVVSPTDAVAVGAITQRLKVPARLNTILNGESLMNDATGLVAFKFAIAAVIAGTFSVRAAAIDFVWLAVGGVAVGFALGWLVGRGRDFLRTHQGSDIFVETTLSLLTPYAAYLAADALGLSSILAVVTAGLYSGMRDPLRTDVETRQTSLAVWSVVLFWLNGLAFILLGLQLPSVLAAVSKLHPTGELLWFTAAVAGAAILTRLIWIFPGAYLPFVFFKKSKRLGLRPPWQSVMVTGWAGMRGTVTLAAALSIPKLLADGSPFPGRDMVIFLSLGVIMVTLLLQGTTLEWLICKLGVRADNSQLNEDRIARIAAVEAGLKVLRASENLESRPEEVAALGNVLAEYEHRLAELTAEGETRTSARLRQTTSRHHRLQALHAERAAVDDLWQRDIITDETHHPLQSLLDHEESMLKARPAETIS, from the coding sequence ATGGCCGCCTTCGAACACGCGCTGATCCTCATCCTCCTGTTAACGGTGCTCAGCGTGCTCGGTCGCCGACTGCCCTGGCCGATGCCCATCACGCAAGTGGTCGGAGCCGGCTTGATCGCGCTCTGGCCGGAGTTCCCCCGCGTCGAACTCGATCCCGGATTCTTCTTTCTGTGTTTCGTGCCGCCGCTGCTGTTCGCTGACGGCTGGCTCATGCCGTTGCGCGACTTTATGGCGGCGAAGCGCTCCATCCTCACGCTCGCCACCGGGCTGGTCGTTTTTACGACCATCGCCGTGGGCCTCGTCGCGCATTGGCTGATCCCGAGCCTGCCGCTGGCCATGGCGTTTGCACTCGGCGCCGTCGTGTCACCCACCGATGCGGTCGCGGTCGGTGCCATCACGCAACGGCTCAAAGTCCCCGCGCGTCTCAATACGATTCTCAACGGCGAGAGCCTCATGAATGACGCCACCGGCCTCGTGGCGTTCAAGTTCGCGATCGCCGCCGTGATTGCGGGCACGTTTTCCGTGCGCGCCGCGGCGATTGATTTCGTGTGGCTCGCCGTCGGCGGCGTGGCGGTGGGATTCGCCCTCGGCTGGCTGGTCGGGCGCGGGCGCGATTTCCTGCGCACGCATCAAGGCTCGGATATTTTTGTCGAAACCACCTTGTCGTTGCTTACGCCTTACGCCGCCTACCTGGCCGCGGATGCACTCGGGCTTTCCAGCATTCTCGCCGTGGTCACGGCGGGTCTCTACTCGGGCATGCGCGATCCTCTGCGCACCGATGTGGAAACCCGCCAGACCTCGCTCGCCGTATGGTCCGTCGTGCTCTTCTGGCTTAACGGCCTCGCCTTCATCCTGCTCGGCCTGCAACTGCCGTCCGTGCTCGCCGCCGTGAGCAAACTCCACCCGACCGGCGAACTCCTCTGGTTCACCGCCGCGGTCGCCGGTGCGGCCATCCTCACGCGCCTGATCTGGATTTTCCCCGGCGCCTACCTGCCCTTTGTTTTCTTCAAGAAAAGCAAACGCCTCGGCCTGCGTCCGCCCTGGCAGTCCGTGATGGTCACGGGTTGGGCCGGCATGCGCGGCACGGTCACACTCGCGGCGGCGCTTTCGATTCCGAAATTACTGGCCGATGGCTCGCCGTTCCCCGGACGCGACATGGTGATTTTTCTGTCGCTGGGCGTGATCATGGTCACGTTGCTCCTGCAGGGCACCACGCTCGAATGGTTGATCTGCAAACTCGGCGTGCGCGCCGACAATTCGCAGCTGAACGAAGACCGCATCGCGCGCATCGCCGCCGTCGAAGCCGGACTGAAAGTCCTGCGCGCCTCCGAAAATCTGGAGTCACGCCCCGAGGAAGTCGCCGCGCTCGGCAACGTGCTCGCCGAATACGAACACCGCCTCGCCGAGCTCACCGCCGAGGGGGAAACACGCACCAGCGCACGCCTGCGCCAGACCACTTCCAGGCATCATCGCCTGCAGGCGCTCCATGCGGAACGCGCCGCCGTCGATGACCTCTGGCAACGCGACATCATCACCGACGAAACCCACCACCCGTTGCAGAGCCTCCTCGACCACGAGGAGTCCATGCTGAAGGCCCGTCCCGCCGAAACCATCAGCTGA
- a CDS encoding MTAP family purine nucleoside phosphorylase — MKIAFISGTSIVNSPLFSAWEVRSVETKHGVVTYKTRGDQVLLNRHGFGVPLPPHAINCRANIAALAGLGVKDVVSLNSVGSLHRDLPPGTLVSCADYVALQQGPATYFDEELKGGAPGIANNLIPLLVEKLAPEFRIETGKVYVQMRGPRFETKAEIRIIKDWGDVVGMTLAHEADLCTELGLRYNSLAIIDNYANGLGGTEIDFAKFKDLVKENQVKVNRLFTRLLEILG; from the coding sequence ATGAAAATCGCCTTCATCAGTGGGACGAGCATTGTCAATTCACCGCTGTTTTCGGCCTGGGAGGTGCGCAGCGTCGAGACTAAACACGGCGTCGTCACGTATAAGACACGCGGAGACCAGGTTTTGCTGAATCGCCATGGCTTTGGCGTGCCGCTGCCGCCTCATGCGATCAATTGCAGGGCAAACATCGCCGCACTGGCCGGACTCGGCGTGAAGGATGTCGTGTCGTTGAACTCGGTCGGTTCGCTTCATCGGGATCTGCCGCCGGGCACATTGGTTTCGTGCGCGGACTACGTGGCGTTGCAGCAAGGGCCCGCGACTTATTTTGACGAGGAGTTGAAAGGCGGTGCGCCGGGCATCGCGAATAATCTGATTCCGTTGCTGGTAGAAAAACTCGCGCCTGAGTTCCGTATCGAGACGGGCAAAGTGTATGTGCAGATGCGTGGTCCGCGTTTTGAAACGAAGGCGGAAATCCGCATCATCAAAGACTGGGGCGACGTGGTCGGCATGACGCTCGCGCACGAGGCGGATCTCTGCACCGAGCTGGGATTACGCTACAATTCCCTCGCGATCATCGACAATTATGCGAACGGCCTCGGCGGGACCGAGATCGACTTCGCGAAGTTCAAAGACCTCGTGAAGGAGAATCAGGTGAAGGTGAACCGGCTGTTCACACGCTTGCTGGAAATCCTGGGTTGA
- a CDS encoding acetylxylan esterase, which yields MPLVDKPLSELRTYQGRNPRPADFDAYWSEALRELDATPPKPELVPSTAIAPKGVECFDLWFTGVGGARIYAKYLRPAGAKNAPAVLQFHGYSGNGGDWAGKLGYVGQGFCVASMDARGQGGRSEDKGGVQGTTLNGHIIRGLDDPNPHNLLFRNIYLDTAQLARAVMSLPEVDAARVGAMGGSQGGALTIACAALEPRIKRASTVFPFLCDYQRVWEMDQAKDAYAELKYFFRNFDPRHEREVEIFTKLGYIDLQFLAPRIKAEVLMFTGLMDTICPPSSQFAAYNKMTCKKDVVIYPDFGHEGLPAEGDRTFNFMLGL from the coding sequence ATGCCACTCGTAGACAAACCTCTCTCCGAACTCCGCACTTATCAGGGCCGCAACCCTCGCCCCGCCGACTTCGACGCCTATTGGTCCGAAGCCCTCCGCGAACTCGACGCGACTCCGCCGAAACCCGAACTCGTCCCGTCCACCGCCATCGCGCCCAAGGGCGTTGAGTGCTTCGATCTCTGGTTCACCGGCGTCGGCGGCGCCCGCATCTACGCCAAATATCTCCGCCCCGCCGGCGCGAAAAACGCCCCCGCCGTCCTTCAGTTTCACGGTTACTCCGGCAACGGCGGCGACTGGGCCGGCAAGCTCGGTTACGTGGGTCAGGGCTTCTGCGTCGCCTCAATGGATGCCCGCGGTCAAGGCGGTCGCTCCGAGGACAAGGGCGGCGTGCAGGGCACGACCCTCAACGGCCATATCATCCGCGGCCTCGACGATCCCAACCCGCACAACCTGCTTTTCCGTAATATTTATCTGGATACCGCCCAGCTCGCCCGCGCCGTCATGAGCCTGCCCGAAGTCGACGCCGCGCGTGTGGGCGCGATGGGCGGCTCGCAAGGTGGCGCCCTCACCATCGCCTGTGCCGCACTGGAACCCCGCATCAAGCGCGCCTCGACGGTTTTCCCCTTCCTCTGCGATTACCAGCGCGTCTGGGAAATGGATCAGGCCAAGGATGCCTACGCCGAGTTGAAATACTTCTTCCGCAACTTCGATCCCCGCCACGAACGCGAAGTGGAGATTTTCACCAAGCTCGGCTACATCGATCTCCAGTTTCTCGCCCCGCGCATCAAGGCCGAGGTGCTCATGTTCACCGGTCTCATGGACACGATCTGCCCGCCCAGTTCGCAGTTCGCCGCCTACAACAAGATGACCTGCAAGAAGGACGTCGTGATCTATCCTGACTTCGGCCACGAGGGCCTGCCGGCCGAAGGCGACCGCACCTTCAACTTCATGCTCGGCCTGTAA
- a CDS encoding 4a-hydroxytetrahydrobiopterin dehydratase — protein sequence MKTQPLTPAEIEHALTHLSGWAWNCDALVKTLEFGDFREAMGFMLRAGFEADALDHHPEWTNVYNKVSIRLATHDAGNKVTAKDVELAGRMEKLRASLTGRA from the coding sequence ATGAAAACCCAGCCATTGACGCCTGCTGAAATCGAACACGCGTTGACCCACCTGTCCGGGTGGGCCTGGAACTGCGACGCGCTCGTGAAGACGCTGGAGTTTGGCGATTTCCGCGAGGCGATGGGATTTATGCTGCGGGCCGGTTTCGAGGCGGACGCCCTGGATCACCATCCGGAATGGACCAACGTTTACAATAAGGTCTCCATCCGTCTCGCGACGCATGACGCGGGCAACAAAGTGACCGCGAAGGACGTCGAACTGGCGGGACGGATGGAGAAGCTGCGCGCGTCCCTTACAGGCCGAGCATGA
- a CDS encoding isoprenyl transferase — translation MPVTPAQVPAHVAIIMDGNGRWAKQRGLPRIEGHRRGVETVRSIIDAAKELGIRYLTLYAFSVENWKRPQDEVGALMSLLEYFLKRETATLVKNKVRLLTIGRTQDLPEVVRRQLDAAIAATAGFTDHTLVLALNYGSRTEVIDAARAYATAVAAGEISPNDSSWETFARHLYTRDLPDPDLVIRTSGEHRVSNFLLLQAAYAEFVFTPVPWPDFTKADLVAAIEVYNKRERRFGQTSEQLKPVTTA, via the coding sequence ATGCCTGTCACGCCCGCCCAAGTCCCTGCCCACGTCGCCATCATCATGGACGGCAACGGTCGCTGGGCCAAACAACGAGGTCTCCCGCGCATCGAAGGCCACCGTCGCGGGGTCGAAACCGTCCGCAGCATCATCGACGCCGCCAAGGAGCTCGGCATCCGTTATCTCACGCTTTACGCTTTTTCCGTCGAGAACTGGAAGCGTCCGCAGGACGAGGTCGGCGCGCTCATGTCGTTGCTGGAATATTTCCTGAAACGCGAAACCGCCACCTTGGTTAAAAACAAGGTCCGCCTGCTCACCATCGGCCGCACGCAAGATCTGCCCGAGGTCGTCCGCCGCCAGCTCGACGCCGCCATCGCAGCCACGGCCGGCTTCACCGATCATACGCTCGTTCTCGCGCTCAACTACGGCTCGCGCACCGAGGTGATCGACGCCGCCCGCGCCTATGCCACGGCCGTCGCCGCCGGCGAGATCAGCCCCAATGACAGCTCGTGGGAGACGTTCGCCCGCCACCTTTACACCCGCGATCTGCCCGACCCCGACCTCGTCATCCGCACTTCGGGCGAACACCGCGTCAGCAACTTTCTCCTGCTTCAGGCCGCCTACGCCGAATTCGTGTTCACTCCCGTGCCCTGGCCCGATTTCACCAAAGCCGATCTCGTCGCCGCCATCGAAGTTTACAACAAACGCGAACGCCGTTTCGGCCAGACCAGCGAACAGCTCAAACCCGTCACCACCGCCTGA
- a CDS encoding phosphatidate cytidylyltransferase → MAKRIFSTVLLWLIILATMYFFQARGGIVLLVLVSTLTLREFYQMVVRMGHAPFARIGLLFGAAITLAPVAVGHCALITPENLLAVAAISFAILIISARTPENRVESLGWTLFGLVYVPFMLQFLVRILLIEGPHAGTGLALVLWLIAVSKFCDVGALLSGMAFGKHKMAPVISPKKTWEGAIGGLITSAALGAGIVYAFGQYFPATLTPLVAAAIALPIAALGIISDLVESVIKRRANTKDSGATIPGIGGMFDLSDSLILTAPAGYLIFISLL, encoded by the coding sequence ATGGCCAAACGTATTTTCAGCACCGTCCTCCTCTGGCTCATCATCCTGGCGACGATGTATTTCTTCCAGGCACGCGGCGGCATCGTGCTGCTCGTCCTCGTTTCCACACTCACCTTGCGTGAGTTTTACCAGATGGTCGTTCGCATGGGCCACGCACCCTTCGCCCGCATCGGCCTGCTCTTCGGTGCCGCCATCACGCTGGCCCCGGTCGCCGTCGGCCACTGCGCATTGATCACTCCGGAAAACCTCCTCGCCGTCGCCGCGATCTCCTTCGCGATTTTGATCATCAGCGCACGCACGCCGGAAAATCGCGTCGAGTCCCTCGGCTGGACGCTCTTCGGCCTGGTTTACGTGCCGTTCATGCTGCAATTCCTCGTGCGCATCCTGCTCATCGAGGGACCTCACGCCGGCACCGGACTCGCCCTCGTGCTCTGGCTCATCGCCGTCTCAAAATTCTGCGACGTCGGCGCGCTTCTCAGCGGCATGGCGTTTGGCAAACACAAGATGGCCCCGGTCATCAGCCCCAAGAAAACCTGGGAAGGCGCCATCGGCGGTCTGATCACTTCCGCCGCCCTCGGCGCCGGCATCGTGTATGCGTTTGGCCAATACTTTCCCGCCACCCTCACGCCGTTGGTGGCCGCCGCCATCGCGCTGCCCATCGCCGCGCTCGGCATCATCTCCGATCTCGTCGAATCCGTGATCAAGCGCCGCGCCAACACCAAGGACTCTGGCGCCACCATCCCCGGCATCGGCGGCATGTTCGACCTCTCCGACAGCCTCATCCTCACCGCGCCCGCCGGCTACCTGATCTTCATCAGCCTGTTGTGA
- the dxr gene encoding 1-deoxy-D-xylulose-5-phosphate reductoisomerase, with amino-acid sequence MPTASRKRVVLLGATGSIGENTLRVIAAHPDKLELVAIAARGNWEKLAAIAQKFRVPHVGLFDDSALAAARTSAAFPAGTVFHGGLSGLTDLARLPEADTVLVAVVGTTGLEPALAALASGKNLALASKEILVLAGKFVMAAARASGAQLLPVDSEHNAVFQCLQGHSSADIARITLTASGGAFRDWPVERLAHVTPADATKHPNWSMGPKITVDSATLANKGLELIEARELFGLRADQCHAVIHPQSIVHALVGFNDGSTLAQLCPPSMTFPIQHALLHPARAPGTDAALDFSQLLSLEFRPIDETRFPMMRLAREAMHAGGVAPAIYNAANEVAVAAFLAGHVPFVAIPHVVDKTLAKLDSFEPSDLAAVLAVDAEARRVATSELPALSSQL; translated from the coding sequence GTGCCCACCGCCTCTCGCAAACGCGTCGTCCTCCTCGGCGCCACCGGCTCCATCGGTGAAAACACCTTGCGCGTGATCGCCGCGCATCCCGACAAACTCGAACTCGTCGCCATCGCCGCGCGTGGCAATTGGGAAAAACTCGCCGCCATCGCCCAGAAATTCCGCGTGCCTCACGTCGGTTTGTTTGACGACTCCGCCCTCGCCGCCGCCCGCACGTCCGCCGCGTTTCCTGCCGGCACCGTTTTCCACGGCGGACTCTCCGGCCTCACCGATCTCGCCCGCCTGCCCGAGGCCGACACCGTCCTCGTCGCCGTCGTCGGCACCACCGGTCTCGAACCGGCGCTCGCCGCCCTCGCCTCCGGCAAAAATCTCGCCCTCGCCTCCAAGGAAATCCTCGTCCTCGCCGGCAAGTTCGTGATGGCCGCCGCTCGTGCCTCCGGTGCGCAACTCCTGCCGGTCGACAGCGAACACAACGCCGTTTTCCAGTGCCTGCAGGGTCATTCCTCGGCCGACATCGCCCGCATCACGCTCACCGCCAGCGGCGGCGCGTTTCGCGATTGGCCCGTCGAACGTCTCGCGCACGTCACCCCCGCCGACGCGACCAAACACCCCAACTGGTCGATGGGCCCCAAGATCACCGTGGACTCCGCCACGCTCGCCAACAAAGGCCTCGAACTCATCGAAGCCCGCGAGCTCTTCGGCCTGCGCGCCGACCAGTGCCACGCCGTCATCCATCCGCAAAGCATCGTCCACGCGCTCGTTGGTTTTAACGACGGCTCGACCCTTGCCCAACTGTGCCCGCCTTCGATGACGTTCCCGATCCAGCACGCGTTGCTGCATCCGGCCCGCGCGCCCGGCACCGACGCCGCCCTCGATTTCAGCCAACTCCTCTCGCTCGAATTCCGCCCCATCGACGAAACGCGCTTCCCCATGATGCGCCTCGCCCGCGAAGCCATGCATGCCGGCGGAGTCGCCCCCGCCATCTACAACGCCGCCAACGAAGTGGCCGTCGCCGCCTTCCTCGCCGGCCACGTTCCCTTTGTTGCGATTCCACACGTCGTGGATAAAACTCTGGCCAAGCTCGATTCCTTTGAACCTTCCGACCTCGCCGCAGTCCTAGCCGTTGACGCCGAAGCCCGCCGCGTCGCCACTTCCGAACTCCCCGCCCTCAGCTCCCAGCTCTAG